The following are from one region of the Lentimicrobiaceae bacterium genome:
- a CDS encoding helix-hairpin-helix domain-containing protein gives MKKFLKEYFNFGKAESMAIFFILLLILFLILLPRIYSSRAPAGLTDVSEFQQEIAEFRKLQESQPAGEQGSFDYNNPDKSVARAIFRPFLFDPNTLDSDGWVKLGFTEKQAAGILKFREKGGRFRDKEDLKKLYAVTEEVYDLLEPYIDIPAQSLPLTETKTEKKGTYPSETPSKYNPTLNKVELNTADSAALVKVYGIGPATARRIMKYRAKLGGFTHVEQLQEVYSIDSARFSGIRRQVFADASLITKININTTSLEEMRKHPYIDYYIAKAIVDKRIKNGAYHSPDEIRSIALIYDELYLKLRPYLTTDPQ, from the coding sequence TTGAAAAAGTTTCTGAAGGAATATTTCAATTTTGGGAAAGCAGAGAGTATGGCCATTTTTTTTATTCTGCTGCTTATTCTGTTTTTGATTTTATTGCCCCGCATCTATTCCAGTCGTGCGCCGGCAGGCCTGACGGATGTTTCTGAATTTCAGCAGGAAATTGCTGAGTTTCGCAAATTGCAGGAAAGCCAGCCAGCCGGCGAGCAGGGTAGTTTTGATTATAATAATCCCGATAAATCTGTGGCCCGTGCTATCTTCAGGCCTTTTTTGTTCGACCCCAATACCCTTGATTCAGATGGATGGGTTAAATTGGGTTTTACTGAAAAACAGGCTGCCGGCATCCTTAAATTCAGGGAAAAAGGGGGGCGTTTCCGCGATAAGGAGGATTTGAAAAAACTCTATGCCGTTACTGAAGAAGTGTATGATTTGCTTGAACCTTACATAGATATTCCTGCTCAGTCTTTGCCCTTAACTGAAACTAAAACCGAAAAAAAAGGAACCTACCCGTCGGAAACTCCTTCAAAGTACAATCCCACGTTAAATAAGGTTGAACTTAACACTGCCGATTCGGCTGCATTGGTAAAAGTTTATGGCATTGGGCCTGCAACAGCCCGGCGCATTATGAAATACAGAGCCAAACTGGGTGGGTTTACCCATGTTGAACAACTGCAGGAAGTGTACAGCATTGATAGCGCCCGGTTTTCAGGAATTCGCAGGCAGGTGTTTGCAGATGCGTCATTGATAACGAAAATCAATATCAATACTACCTCCCTGGAGGAAATGAGGAAACATCCTTACATTGATTATTACATTGCCAAAGCCATTGTTGACAAACGCATCAAAAATGGAGCCTATCATTCGCCTGACGAAATCAGGAGCATAGCTCTGATATATGATGAGTTATATCTTAAACTAAGACCTTACCTGACAACCGACCCTCAATAA
- a CDS encoding purine-nucleoside phosphorylase, which yields MKLLTETVDFLRKEGIDSPVTGLVLGTGLGDLAHQIVADKIIDYSDIPHFPVSTVETHKGKLIYGRLNGHQVLAMQGRFHYYEGYSMQQIVFPIRVMKLLGVKQILLSNAAGGINLSFKKGSLMLITDHINLLGTNPLIGPNDESLGVRFPDMSRAYNPEMLQRMLTSAKAEQINLHQGVYAAVSGPNLETAAEYRYLRTIGADLVGMSTVPEVIACNHMQLPCAAVSVITDECDPDNLKPVELAEIIATAAIAEKSLTRLFMNFLKHIPK from the coding sequence ATGAAACTGCTGACAGAAACTGTAGATTTTTTAAGAAAAGAAGGAATTGACTCACCGGTAACAGGACTGGTATTGGGCACAGGATTGGGCGATCTGGCCCATCAGATAGTTGCCGATAAAATAATAGACTATAGCGACATTCCTCATTTTCCGGTTTCAACAGTGGAGACTCACAAGGGCAAGCTCATTTACGGACGACTTAATGGCCATCAGGTGCTGGCTATGCAGGGGCGGTTTCATTATTACGAAGGCTACTCAATGCAACAGATTGTGTTCCCCATCCGTGTGATGAAACTACTGGGCGTAAAACAGATTTTGCTCTCCAATGCAGCCGGTGGCATCAATCTTTCATTTAAAAAAGGAAGCCTGATGCTGATTACCGACCATATTAACCTTTTAGGAACTAATCCATTGATTGGTCCTAATGATGAAAGTCTGGGTGTGCGGTTTCCAGATATGAGCAGGGCTTATAATCCCGAAATGTTGCAAAGGATGCTGACATCGGCAAAAGCTGAGCAAATTAACCTGCACCAGGGGGTGTACGCCGCTGTGTCAGGCCCTAACCTTGAAACAGCTGCAGAATATCGCTACCTGAGGACAATAGGCGCCGATTTGGTGGGAATGTCAACCGTGCCCGAAGTCATTGCCTGCAACCATATGCAGCTTCCCTGCGCAGCCGTTAGTGTGATTACCGATGAATGTGATCCTGACAACCTGAAACCGGTTGAGCTCGCAGAGATTATCGCAACAGCAGCTATAGCAGAAAAGTCGCTGACAAGATTGTTTATGAATTTTCTTAAACACATTCCCAAATAG
- the rny gene encoding ribonuclease Y, with product METLLIIIAAMVGLVVGGLITSTLLRKAIEKKSEQILKDAEEKGEMIKKDKMLQAKEKFLQLKADYENTFQEKNKEIAKNENRLKQKEASVSQKFEEIQRKQKEVSVVKDNLTAQLELLNKKQAELDKAIKQQVEQLETISGMSGSEAKSLLIETLKDEAKAEAMVHIKDIVEDAKLTANNEAKKIVIETIQRTAAEHAIENSVSVFNIESEEIKGRIIGREGRNIRTLEALTGVEIVIDDSPDAIILSGFDPVRREIARLSLHKLVTDGRIHPARIEEVVGKVKKQIEQEIIETGKRTSIDLGIHGLHPELIRMIGKMKYRSSYGQNLLQHSKEVANLCATMAAELGLSPKKAKRAGLLHDIGKVPDNEPELPHAILGMKLAERYKEPADICNAIGAHHDEIEMESLIAPIVQVCDAISGARPGARREVVEAYIQRLNHLEELALSYPGVVKTYAIQAGRELRVMVGADKVSDEEANKISYDLSKKIQDEMTYPGQIKITVIRETRAISFAK from the coding sequence ATGGAGACATTACTTATAATCATTGCCGCCATGGTTGGTCTTGTGGTTGGAGGGCTGATAACCAGCACTCTGCTAAGAAAAGCCATCGAAAAAAAGAGTGAACAAATCCTTAAAGACGCCGAAGAAAAAGGCGAAATGATAAAAAAGGATAAAATGCTACAGGCCAAAGAGAAGTTTCTTCAACTGAAGGCCGACTACGAAAACACTTTTCAGGAAAAAAACAAGGAAATTGCAAAAAACGAAAACAGACTCAAACAGAAAGAAGCATCCGTATCTCAAAAATTTGAAGAAATTCAACGCAAACAAAAAGAAGTCAGCGTCGTTAAAGACAACCTAACTGCACAGCTTGAACTCTTAAACAAGAAACAAGCCGAACTTGACAAAGCCATAAAGCAGCAGGTTGAACAACTTGAAACCATCTCGGGCATGTCGGGCAGCGAAGCCAAATCGTTGCTGATTGAAACCCTTAAGGATGAAGCCAAAGCCGAAGCAATGGTTCATATCAAAGACATTGTGGAAGACGCCAAGCTTACAGCCAACAATGAAGCCAAAAAAATTGTAATTGAAACCATTCAGCGAACTGCCGCTGAACATGCGATTGAAAACAGTGTTTCGGTTTTCAACATTGAAAGTGAAGAAATTAAAGGCCGCATTATCGGTCGCGAAGGCCGCAATATACGTACCCTTGAAGCACTCACCGGAGTTGAAATTGTGATTGATGATTCACCAGATGCCATTATCCTTTCGGGATTTGACCCGGTAAGGCGCGAAATCGCCCGCCTGTCTCTGCACAAACTGGTTACCGATGGTCGCATCCACCCTGCCCGTATCGAAGAAGTTGTTGGCAAGGTTAAAAAACAAATTGAACAGGAAATTATTGAAACCGGTAAGCGCACCAGCATCGACCTGGGCATACACGGACTTCATCCTGAGCTTATACGTATGATTGGTAAAATGAAGTACCGCTCATCATACGGTCAGAATCTGTTGCAACACTCGAAAGAAGTAGCCAATCTATGCGCCACCATGGCAGCCGAACTTGGCCTCAGCCCCAAAAAAGCCAAACGTGCCGGATTGCTGCATGACATAGGCAAAGTTCCCGACAATGAACCGGAATTGCCACACGCTATCCTGGGCATGAAACTTGCCGAACGGTATAAAGAGCCTGCAGATATTTGCAATGCCATTGGTGCTCACCATGATGAAATTGAAATGGAAAGCCTGATTGCTCCTATCGTTCAGGTGTGCGATGCCATTTCCGGAGCACGCCCGGGAGCACGCCGCGAAGTAGTTGAAGCTTACATTCAACGCCTTAACCATCTTGAAGAACTCGCCCTCTCCTACCCTGGAGTTGTTAAAACTTATGCCATTCAGGCAGGCCGCGAACTCAGGGTAATGGTTGGTGCCGATAAAGTGTCTGACGAAGAGGCCAACAAAATCTCCTACGATCTTTCCAAAAAGATTCAGGACGAAATGACCTATCCCGGCCAGATTAAAATTACGGTTATCCGCGAAACCAGAGCCATTAGTTTCGCCAAGTAA
- a CDS encoding S41 family peptidase — MTYKNVHCFRSIILIGLMLLGGSVQLQAQQRADSRSTVQKFASLLQLINYYYVDSTNQAELTEQAIVAMLKDLDPHSVYISKEEVKKANEPLVGNFDGVGIQFQIYSDTILVVAAVPGGPSEKLGIMAGDKIITIDGEQAYGPKITNSYVMEHLRGPKGTKVKVEIFRKGRKGLIDYTIVRDKIPLNSIDATFMATEDIGYIKLTRFARTSMSEMRESIAALKARGMKNLILDLRNNSGGFLDVAIDLADEFLPSDKLIVYTQGLRSPRMDFKSTSRGGFEKGKLVVIVNEGSASASEIVAGAVQDWDRGLVLGRRSFGKGLVQRPFELPDSSVVRLTTARYYTPSGRCIQKPYEEGAEDYYADLTRRFKHGEFVSADSIKFPDSLRYFTPAHRVVYGGGGIMPDVFIPIDTTFNSKYYTDLWRKGLFNDFVMSYMENNRKILKTTYPDIAGFVKDFKVEGDFFDEFVAYAASKEVPADEEGLAKSGNDIRYILKGMVARNLFDVSAYFEVISPIDNELNHAIDAIHDDLLFRKLSIAQ, encoded by the coding sequence ATGACTTATAAAAACGTTCACTGTTTCCGCTCAATCATACTTATTGGTCTGATGCTTTTGGGTGGTTCTGTTCAGCTTCAGGCCCAGCAGAGGGCCGACAGCCGCTCAACAGTTCAGAAATTTGCCTCTCTGCTTCAGTTAATTAACTATTATTATGTTGATTCAACCAATCAGGCTGAATTAACCGAGCAGGCTATTGTGGCCATGTTGAAAGATCTTGATCCCCATTCGGTTTATATTTCCAAGGAGGAAGTTAAAAAAGCAAATGAGCCGCTTGTTGGAAATTTTGACGGAGTAGGCATTCAGTTCCAGATTTATAGCGATACGATACTGGTTGTGGCCGCTGTTCCGGGAGGCCCCTCTGAAAAGCTGGGGATTATGGCCGGTGATAAAATCATTACCATTGATGGTGAGCAGGCCTATGGCCCCAAGATAACCAACAGTTATGTGATGGAACACCTGCGCGGCCCCAAAGGTACAAAGGTTAAAGTTGAAATTTTCCGCAAAGGCCGCAAAGGGCTGATTGATTATACCATCGTAAGGGATAAAATTCCTTTAAACAGTATTGATGCTACTTTTATGGCCACTGAAGATATTGGCTATATCAAACTTACCCGCTTTGCACGCACTTCCATGAGCGAAATGCGTGAATCGATAGCAGCGCTAAAAGCCCGGGGAATGAAAAACCTGATTCTTGATTTGCGCAATAACTCCGGCGGTTTTCTGGATGTAGCCATTGATTTGGCCGATGAATTTTTGCCGTCCGACAAACTCATTGTTTACACACAGGGGTTGCGAAGCCCCAGAATGGATTTTAAGTCAACTTCGCGTGGCGGATTTGAAAAAGGAAAACTGGTCGTAATTGTGAACGAAGGAAGTGCCTCAGCCAGTGAAATTGTTGCTGGTGCTGTGCAGGATTGGGACCGCGGATTGGTGCTTGGGCGCCGGTCATTTGGTAAGGGCTTGGTTCAGCGCCCGTTTGAGCTCCCCGACAGTTCAGTGGTTCGTCTTACAACTGCCCGGTATTATACCCCGTCAGGTCGTTGTATTCAGAAACCATACGAAGAAGGAGCTGAAGATTACTATGCCGACCTTACCCGCAGGTTTAAACATGGCGAATTTGTTTCGGCTGACAGCATAAAATTTCCTGATTCGCTCAGGTATTTTACACCGGCTCACAGGGTGGTTTACGGTGGTGGCGGTATTATGCCTGATGTTTTTATTCCCATCGATACCACCTTTAACTCAAAATATTATACCGATCTATGGCGCAAAGGATTGTTTAATGATTTTGTCATGTCATACATGGAAAATAACCGCAAAATACTGAAAACAACTTATCCTGATATCGCCGGTTTTGTAAAGGACTTTAAGGTTGAAGGTGATTTCTTTGACGAATTTGTTGCTTATGCTGCCTCTAAAGAGGTGCCTGCTGATGAAGAAGGGCTGGCAAAATCAGGGAATGATATCAGGTATATTCTCAAAGGAATGGTTGCCCGCAACCTGTTTGATGTTAGTGCTTATTTTGAAGTGATTAGCCCTATTGATAATGAACTCAACCATGCTATTGATGCCATTCACGACGACCTGTTGTTCCGTAAATTAAGTATTGCGCAATAA
- a CDS encoding rhomboid family intramembrane serine protease: MQEEKRRLITAAIIFAAVVAVLWAVKAFEMISGISLAQFGILPLQAKGLPGILFAPLLHANLAHLTANSAPLFFLGALLIYYYPKNALSIFSLSWLLTGLWVWLFARGQAYHIGASGVVYALAVFHFASGVIRREPRLMALSMLVIFLYGSMVWGFFPDFFPKENISWESHLMGALAGLVLAVYYRDQGPQAKEYQWDDDDETDLPYDDEKYMNAPGSDKKTVADSSDYHSTTT, encoded by the coding sequence ATGCAGGAAGAAAAAAGAAGATTGATAACAGCTGCCATTATTTTTGCAGCTGTTGTTGCTGTTTTATGGGCTGTTAAAGCCTTTGAAATGATTTCCGGCATTTCTCTGGCACAATTTGGCATATTACCTTTACAGGCAAAAGGACTTCCGGGAATCCTGTTCGCCCCGTTGCTTCATGCCAATCTGGCGCATCTGACCGCCAATTCAGCACCTCTGTTTTTTCTGGGAGCACTTCTTATATACTATTACCCTAAAAATGCACTGAGTATTTTCTCCTTATCATGGCTGCTCACCGGATTATGGGTATGGTTGTTTGCACGCGGGCAGGCTTATCATATTGGTGCCAGTGGTGTAGTTTATGCACTGGCCGTTTTCCACTTTGCCAGTGGCGTAATCAGGCGCGAGCCCCGGCTTATGGCTTTAAGTATGCTGGTAATTTTTCTCTATGGCAGTATGGTCTGGGGATTCTTCCCTGATTTTTTCCCTAAAGAAAACATTTCATGGGAATCGCACCTGATGGGAGCTCTGGCCGGACTTGTGCTGGCAGTTTATTACCGCGACCAGGGACCACAAGCCAAAGAATACCAATGGGATGATGACGACGAGACAGATCTGCCATATGATGATGAGAAATATATGAACGCGCCCGGCTCTGATAAAAAAACAGTGGCTGACAGCTCTGACTATCACTCAACAACCACCTGA
- a CDS encoding tetratricopeptide repeat protein gives MLIQLRIRIRKLPAVTGVFILGLLLVAVIPAPAQVLPSVEALVKQAEEVRNTNPPQALVYATQALELARKTKHKPSLARAHRYIGVIYFMTGNLDVARQQFDSSYALYTKLKDQKGIAACLNNIGVIYQEKGEYPEAIRYFEQSIALKTKLGDIAGATSGMLNTGTIYSYTGENRKAIQAFEKVIEIAGESKDTSRLIDARINLGTVYINMKRLEQALEQLNIVLEMAEATGDDYSKAYCLNNIGGVYQNAGNTAKAIEYLNQALVLRDDLDDVAGLATTLDNLGKLYSKTGDAELAVSYFFQALQYSQQLNDKRSAAITLNSMGELFRKTGDFEQSVEYLKKGVEIAREIGLKQDLRGMYGNLIISYSAQKQFDSAEVYLALYRTMADSLKRINTEQPDDEQMEDVVSEGNNLLTSFEGSCLYWLVMASLGTVLVVIVARSFWRKRKS, from the coding sequence ATGCTGATACAATTACGAATCCGGATACGGAAATTGCCTGCTGTTACAGGTGTTTTTATACTTGGGTTACTGCTGGTTGCTGTTATTCCTGCTCCCGCACAGGTGTTACCATCGGTTGAAGCCCTGGTGAAGCAAGCCGAAGAAGTGCGCAATACCAATCCTCCTCAGGCGCTTGTTTATGCGACGCAAGCTCTCGAGCTTGCCCGCAAAACCAAGCATAAACCATCTCTGGCAAGAGCGCACCGCTATATTGGCGTAATTTATTTTATGACCGGCAACCTTGATGTGGCAAGGCAGCAGTTCGATTCGTCGTATGCACTGTATACAAAGCTGAAAGATCAGAAGGGGATAGCTGCCTGTCTCAATAATATCGGCGTTATCTATCAGGAAAAAGGCGAATATCCCGAGGCCATCCGCTATTTTGAGCAATCAATTGCCTTAAAAACCAAACTGGGCGATATTGCCGGAGCTACAAGCGGCATGCTTAACACCGGTACTATCTACAGCTATACTGGCGAAAACAGAAAAGCCATTCAGGCATTTGAGAAAGTGATTGAAATTGCAGGAGAAAGCAAGGATACGTCCCGTTTGATTGATGCCCGTATCAACCTTGGTACAGTGTATATCAATATGAAAAGGCTTGAGCAGGCACTTGAACAACTCAATATAGTATTGGAAATGGCAGAAGCTACAGGTGATGACTACAGCAAGGCTTATTGCCTGAACAATATTGGAGGAGTGTATCAAAACGCCGGAAATACTGCCAAAGCTATTGAATATCTGAATCAGGCGCTGGTATTGCGCGACGACCTTGATGATGTGGCCGGCCTGGCAACTACCCTTGACAATTTGGGTAAGCTGTATTCTAAAACCGGAGATGCAGAACTGGCCGTCAGCTATTTTTTTCAGGCTCTTCAATATAGTCAGCAGTTAAATGATAAGAGAAGCGCTGCCATTACGCTTAACTCAATGGGGGAGTTGTTCAGAAAAACCGGCGATTTTGAACAATCAGTTGAGTACTTGAAGAAGGGCGTTGAAATTGCCCGTGAAATAGGCCTTAAACAGGATTTAAGAGGGATGTACGGGAATTTAATTATTTCTTATTCGGCTCAAAAACAGTTTGACAGTGCTGAAGTTTACCTGGCGCTTTACCGTACCATGGCCGATTCTCTTAAAAGAATAAACACTGAACAGCCTGATGATGAACAGATGGAAGATGTGGTTTCGGAAGGAAATAATTTGCTGACTTCATTCGAAGGCAGCTGTCTGTATTGGTTGGTTATGGCCAGCCTTGGAACTGTATTGGTTGTTATTGTTGCCAGATCTTTTTGGAGAAAACGGAAATCCTGA
- a CDS encoding DUF2851 family protein — translation MTEAFLHYLWKYRLLSSGLSTISGDPIEILNPGFHNHHAGPDFGDARLRIADTIWAGNVEIHVHTSDWFKHGHHNDPVYDNVVLHVVLHHDMDPADEKIPVLELQHKFDQRIYEVYKAFMNSRRWVPCINLIHTVPEHEINLWLERMLIERLERKADIIQGFLALNDNDWEGAFYFLLARSFGFNLNTLPFEMMARSLPFRILARHAENPMQVEALIFGQAGLLSDEYTEPWPQQLFAEYSFLRKKYQLVPIAAHLWRFMRLRPVNFPTVRLAQFSSLIAGNAALLSQVLACETIDELKLLFDVSGSVFWDQHYHFGKSSVKRKKHLGENSVMLLIINAVLPFMFVYGRSLAQDDLCNRALSLYHDISGESNTIIQHWQAAGLNVKDAFNTQALIGLKTDYCDKKRCLECRIGNILLKNPDNFTNAG, via the coding sequence GTGACCGAAGCCTTTTTACACTACCTCTGGAAGTACAGGCTGCTCAGTTCAGGCCTGTCAACCATCAGTGGCGACCCCATTGAAATTCTCAATCCCGGTTTCCATAACCACCATGCCGGGCCCGATTTTGGCGATGCCCGTCTGCGCATTGCTGATACTATCTGGGCTGGCAATGTCGAAATACATGTGCATACCTCCGATTGGTTTAAACATGGCCACCACAACGACCCGGTTTATGACAATGTGGTGCTGCATGTTGTTCTTCATCATGATATGGATCCTGCCGACGAAAAAATACCGGTTCTTGAACTTCAGCATAAGTTTGATCAACGTATTTATGAAGTTTATAAAGCGTTTATGAACAGTCGCCGTTGGGTGCCCTGTATCAATCTGATTCATACGGTGCCTGAACATGAAATTAACCTGTGGCTCGAACGTATGCTGATTGAAAGACTGGAGCGTAAAGCTGATATTATTCAGGGCTTCCTGGCATTGAATGATAACGATTGGGAAGGTGCTTTTTACTTTTTACTGGCCCGAAGCTTCGGATTCAACCTGAATACGCTGCCTTTTGAAATGATGGCGCGCTCATTGCCCTTTCGCATCCTGGCCAGGCATGCTGAAAACCCGATGCAGGTAGAGGCGCTTATTTTTGGTCAGGCTGGCTTGCTTAGCGATGAATATACCGAACCCTGGCCGCAGCAGCTCTTTGCCGAATATTCATTTTTGCGAAAAAAATATCAGCTGGTGCCCATTGCTGCTCACCTGTGGCGGTTTATGCGGCTACGGCCTGTGAATTTTCCGACCGTGAGACTTGCACAGTTTTCGTCCCTCATTGCCGGAAATGCAGCGCTGTTGTCGCAGGTGCTTGCCTGTGAGACAATCGATGAATTAAAACTTTTGTTTGATGTCAGTGGCTCTGTATTTTGGGATCAGCATTATCATTTTGGCAAATCTTCGGTAAAACGTAAAAAACATCTTGGCGAAAATTCAGTAATGTTGCTCATTATCAATGCGGTGCTTCCTTTTATGTTTGTATATGGAAGATCACTTGCGCAGGATGATTTGTGTAACCGGGCTCTTAGTCTTTATCATGATATTTCAGGTGAGTCAAATACAATTATACAGCATTGGCAAGCAGCAGGTTTAAACGTAAAGGATGCCTTTAATACTCAGGCACTTATTGGTCTTAAAACTGATTATTGTGATAAGAAGCGCTGCCTGGAATGCCGGATTGGCAACATATTGCTGAAAAATCCTGATAACTTTACAAATGCCGGTTAG
- a CDS encoding DUF493 domain-containing protein — translation MGKQQNEEFFIRLHEQLNKHGIWPSVYMFKFIIPDNNRDYAMLRSLFGDESRVFTRHSSGGKYISVTVKELMLNPEEVIERYRLASDIEGIISL, via the coding sequence GTGGGAAAACAACAGAATGAGGAATTTTTTATCAGGCTTCATGAGCAATTAAATAAGCATGGCATCTGGCCTTCGGTGTATATGTTCAAATTTATTATTCCTGACAATAACCGCGATTATGCGATGTTACGCAGCCTTTTTGGAGATGAGTCGCGTGTTTTTACCCGACATTCATCGGGGGGCAAATACATTTCAGTTACGGTGAAAGAGTTGATGCTGAATCCGGAAGAAGTGATTGAAAGGTATAGGTTGGCTTCTGATATTGAAGGGATTATATCCTTGTAA
- a CDS encoding cell division protein ZapA — MDEISITVMIADRSYKLTISRSEEETLRAAAKAIDEQIKKYASYFEYKDKQDLLAMVALQFSTTAIDLETQKKFSDSGLLSKLEEIDEILTDV; from the coding sequence ATGGATGAAATATCGATAACGGTGATGATTGCCGACAGATCTTACAAGCTTACCATTAGCCGGAGCGAAGAAGAAACACTGAGAGCAGCAGCCAAAGCTATCGATGAACAAATAAAAAAGTATGCAAGCTACTTTGAGTATAAAGACAAACAAGACCTTTTGGCCATGGTGGCTTTGCAGTTTTCGACCACTGCCATAGATCTGGAAACCCAGAAAAAGTTTTCTGACTCGGGGTTACTGTCAAAGCTGGAAGAAATTGATGAAATATTAACAGATGTTTAA
- a CDS encoding sodium-dependent transporter has product MTANTETWGSRVGLVLAMAGNAVGFGNFLRFPVQAVQNGGGAFIIPYLVSFLVMGIPLLFIEWSSGRFGGKFGHHSTPFILQSMDKRWIWKYVGVFGIFSNIAIAAYYCYIESWTISYIFHSLFGTFNHLDQHAVAAFFTNYLDVTTSTTGIPYEALVFFVFCIALNTWILSKGLSAGIEKVAKIGVPMLIVFGIFLAVKGITLKAGQNGAVHDGTVGLNFLWTPDFTSLSNPKVWLAAAGQIFFTLSVGMGSIQCYASYLKKKDDVALNAMSAGWMNEFVEIVLGSAVIIPIAIGYLGIDKVVELTGIGGLGLGFRTMPFLFEQWGPVLSAVAGTAFFGLLFFAGITSSLAMGTPGMGFMMDEFKWSRKKSAAAFGMVVLILGLPTIFFFNDGVFDEYDYWAGTVSLVVFALLESILFSWVFGLKKGWREITDGADIQVPVIYRFVIKYITPVALILVFTGALLRPVNDDWSRISLKGWELHKESILGQLQHKGIGPNKDWIAPAFYAEAAGVVDSVYQVKNRSYVRTSAYDNQGKLISQVYQYKASKHILAVDTGEVVTAGQVIYTGKVLNKVLFVDMARLLLLLVFLLISVLVYIAWNKRSNERRTEK; this is encoded by the coding sequence ATGACTGCAAATACTGAAACATGGGGCTCGCGTGTGGGTCTTGTACTGGCTATGGCCGGAAATGCTGTAGGATTTGGAAATTTTCTTCGTTTCCCTGTACAGGCTGTTCAGAATGGGGGAGGTGCCTTTATCATTCCTTATCTGGTTTCTTTCCTGGTGATGGGCATTCCCTTGCTCTTTATCGAATGGTCATCGGGGCGTTTCGGTGGTAAATTCGGGCATCATTCCACCCCTTTTATCCTGCAGTCAATGGACAAGCGTTGGATTTGGAAATATGTGGGGGTCTTTGGTATTTTTTCTAATATTGCTATTGCGGCTTATTATTGCTACATCGAAAGCTGGACAATATCTTATATTTTTCATTCCCTTTTCGGTACGTTCAATCATCTTGATCAGCATGCAGTTGCTGCTTTCTTTACAAATTATCTGGATGTAACAACCTCTACCACCGGCATTCCCTATGAAGCCCTTGTCTTTTTTGTGTTCTGTATTGCTCTTAATACCTGGATTCTGAGCAAGGGTTTAAGCGCTGGTATTGAGAAAGTGGCTAAAATCGGGGTACCCATGCTTATTGTTTTTGGCATTTTCCTGGCTGTGAAGGGGATAACACTTAAAGCAGGGCAAAACGGAGCTGTGCACGACGGAACTGTTGGTCTTAATTTTTTGTGGACGCCGGATTTTACTTCGCTGTCAAACCCTAAAGTTTGGCTGGCCGCTGCCGGACAAATATTCTTTACACTTTCGGTTGGCATGGGCTCTATTCAATGCTATGCTTCCTATCTGAAAAAGAAAGACGACGTTGCCCTCAATGCAATGTCGGCCGGCTGGATGAATGAGTTTGTGGAAATAGTTTTGGGTAGTGCTGTAATTATTCCAATAGCCATTGGCTATCTTGGAATTGATAAAGTGGTGGAGTTAACAGGCATTGGTGGCCTTGGTCTCGGCTTTCGTACTATGCCTTTCCTGTTTGAACAATGGGGGCCTGTGCTTTCGGCCGTTGCAGGTACAGCTTTCTTCGGACTCCTGTTTTTTGCTGGCATTACATCCTCGCTGGCCATGGGCACTCCCGGCATGGGCTTTATGATGGATGAGTTTAAGTGGTCGCGCAAAAAGTCGGCTGCGGCTTTTGGCATGGTGGTGCTCATCCTGGGGTTGCCTACTATTTTCTTCTTCAACGACGGAGTGTTTGATGAATATGATTACTGGGCCGGTACAGTTTCATTGGTGGTGTTTGCCTTGCTTGAGTCTATTTTGTTTTCGTGGGTTTTTGGACTTAAAAAGGGCTGGCGCGAAATTACCGATGGCGCTGATATTCAGGTTCCTGTAATTTATCGGTTTGTGATTAAGTACATTACACCTGTTGCGTTAATTCTCGTTTTTACCGGCGCTCTGTTGCGCCCGGTGAATGATGATTGGTCGCGCATTAGTTTAAAAGGCTGGGAACTGCATAAAGAAAGTATTCTTGGTCAATTGCAGCACAAAGGAATCGGTCCCAATAAAGATTGGATAGCACCCGCTTTTTATGCCGAAGCAGCCGGCGTGGTTGACTCCGTTTATCAGGTTAAAAACCGGAGTTATGTCAGGACTTCTGCTTATGACAATCAGGGGAAACTTATATCACAGGTATACCAATACAAAGCCAGTAAACACATTCTTGCAGTTGATACAGGCGAAGTGGTCACTGCCGGCCAGGTGATTTATACGGGTAAAGTTTTAAATAAGGTTCTGTTTGTTGATATGGCCAGGTTGCTGCTATTGCTTGTTTTTCTGCTCATTTCGGTACTGGTTTATATAGCATGGAATAAAAGAAGTAATGAAAGGAGAACTGAAAAATGA